A window from Sphingobium sp. EM0848 encodes these proteins:
- a CDS encoding GntR family transcriptional regulator translates to MNAGPTSERVQQSLRRLIMERSYRPGSRLDPTELAAILASSTTPIREALNHLAGEGLVEARSSGGFLVPLIDEPGLKDLYAWSSDIIQLALRSARRPVLQSIELDPDSASTAEQAAQLLHSIASASSNREHGEAMERTNARLHVARIGEEDMLGGIDEELYALAHGARAGDIKLLRRTSSTYHLRRQRAAARLLRGVYRDD, encoded by the coding sequence ATGAACGCCGGTCCCACCTCCGAGCGCGTTCAGCAGAGTCTGAGGCGTCTCATCATGGAGCGCAGCTATCGTCCCGGATCCCGCCTCGACCCCACGGAACTCGCCGCGATCCTGGCTTCGAGCACGACGCCGATCCGGGAGGCGCTCAACCATCTTGCCGGCGAAGGTCTGGTCGAAGCGCGGAGCAGTGGCGGATTCCTTGTTCCCCTGATCGACGAGCCGGGCCTCAAGGATCTCTACGCCTGGTCGAGCGACATCATCCAGCTCGCCCTGCGCAGCGCCCGGCGTCCCGTGCTGCAATCGATCGAGCTCGACCCGGACTCGGCATCAACCGCTGAACAGGCAGCACAGCTCCTCCACAGCATCGCCAGCGCCTCCAGCAATCGCGAACATGGCGAAGCGATGGAACGGACCAACGCGCGCCTGCACGTTGCACGGATCGGGGAGGAGGACATGCTGGGCGGCATTGACGAGGAACTCTATGCGCTGGCGCACGGCGCGCGTGCAGGCGACATCAAGCTGCTGCGCCGGACTTCATCGACCTATCATCTTCGCCGCCAGCGCGCCGCGGCCAGACTGCTCCGGGGCGTCTATCGGGACGACTGA
- a CDS encoding YqaE/Pmp3 family membrane protein: protein MRLIIALIFPWLTFFTIGRPLAGIVCFLLQITLIGWLPATIWAVYALSQYKTDRKIERALARNAGSIR, encoded by the coding sequence ATGCGCCTGATCATCGCCCTTATCTTTCCCTGGCTAACCTTCTTCACCATCGGCAGGCCGCTTGCGGGCATCGTCTGCTTTCTTCTCCAGATCACGCTGATCGGATGGCTGCCCGCGACGATTTGGGCCGTCTATGCGCTGAGCCAATATAAGACCGATCGCAAGATCGAGCGGGCGCTGGCGCGCAACGCGGGATCGATCCGCTAA
- a CDS encoding DUF2285 domain-containing protein, which translates to MPVFIVPCAVPSQDGIDVARLAPWLRVATDAAGREYAALTDGRRHLRLDIMEGSLVRSESEILLRYELWGARTAARRLRTLERFLDLVRTGRFRALLYPIDPAVGRGLALLRVHDARTSGASHREIGEVLFGARAIETGWEGRSDHLRQRVRRMVKSARAMAEGGYRLLMRSK; encoded by the coding sequence TTGCCCGTCTTCATTGTGCCCTGCGCCGTTCCGTCGCAAGACGGCATCGATGTTGCGCGACTGGCGCCATGGCTGCGCGTGGCCACTGACGCCGCAGGCCGCGAATATGCGGCGCTGACCGATGGCCGCCGGCATTTACGGCTCGACATCATGGAGGGCAGCCTTGTCCGATCCGAGAGCGAGATATTGCTACGTTATGAGTTGTGGGGCGCGAGAACCGCCGCCCGGCGCTTGCGAACCCTGGAGCGTTTCCTCGATTTAGTGAGGACCGGCCGCTTTCGCGCGCTGCTCTATCCCATCGACCCAGCGGTCGGGCGCGGCCTTGCGCTGTTGCGTGTCCATGATGCCCGTACGTCAGGGGCCAGTCATCGCGAAATAGGCGAGGTGCTCTTCGGGGCGCGAGCGATCGAAACCGGTTGGGAGGGGCGGTCGGACCATCTGCGGCAGAGGGTCAGGCGGATGGTGAAATCCGCCCGGGCCATGGCGGAAGGAGGATATCGGCTCCTCATGCGATCGAAATAG
- a CDS encoding transcriptional regulator domain-containing protein produces the protein MTRGSIDPAPENWRDPGPYAALHGIDRAGLMWEWLRRDQDYVAWYAQASRMTRGTADPAHWGLHFR, from the coding sequence GTGACAAGGGGTTCGATCGATCCTGCGCCTGAAAATTGGCGGGATCCTGGACCCTATGCCGCCTTGCACGGGATCGACCGGGCAGGACTGATGTGGGAATGGTTGCGCCGCGATCAGGATTATGTCGCCTGGTATGCGCAGGCGAGCAGGATGACCCGCGGCACGGCCGATCCAGCACATTGGGGGCTGCACTTTCGCTGA
- a CDS encoding acyl-homoserine-lactone synthase, which yields MLHIVKEPFRPVPDAVLRAMFAARKSVFVDLLKWQIPVLDGRFEVDQFDDEHARYVILSEPDGTHLASARLLPTMRPHILDSFYASLCEASPPRGEDVFEITRFCLDRNLRAPERRVVRNRLVTAIADHALANRISRYVAIAEMNWFQQILAFGWQCRPLGVPRWHDGSLLVALEIEIGADTLDRLAEAGIYDQAPMAA from the coding sequence ATGTTGCACATAGTGAAAGAACCGTTCCGGCCGGTGCCGGACGCCGTGCTGCGCGCCATGTTCGCGGCGCGCAAATCCGTCTTCGTCGATCTGCTGAAATGGCAGATTCCGGTGCTCGACGGCCGGTTCGAGGTCGACCAGTTCGACGATGAACATGCGCGCTATGTCATCCTGTCTGAGCCCGACGGCACCCATCTGGCCTCGGCCAGGCTTCTGCCGACCATGCGCCCCCATATTCTCGACAGCTTCTACGCCTCCCTGTGCGAAGCCTCGCCGCCGCGTGGCGAGGATGTCTTCGAGATCACCCGCTTCTGCCTCGATCGGAACCTGCGCGCACCCGAGCGGCGGGTGGTCCGCAACCGCCTCGTGACCGCGATCGCGGACCATGCGCTTGCAAACCGCATCAGCCGCTATGTCGCGATCGCCGAGATGAACTGGTTCCAGCAGATCCTTGCCTTTGGTTGGCAATGCAGGCCGCTGGGCGTGCCACGATGGCATGACGGTTCGCTCCTCGTCGCGCTCGAGATCGAGATTGGCGCGGACACGCTCGACCGGCTCGCTGAAGCCGGCATCTATGACCAGGCGCCGATGGCGGCCTGA
- a CDS encoding LuxR family transcriptional regulator — MSMLQNAMHLLECINRVKTHDDMASVMRLIAEQLGFQYFALTQHVDVIAAGASAIHIHNYPARWADFYAENALGVTDPVHRASHLTSLGFRWSKISALIPLTSGDRRQLVRGRQAGIGDGFTIPSNVGGEAPGSCTFANSADRPLREDGLVLAQLLGNYAFDAARQLWAVPKRQGAATLITDRQRDCVQWAARGKSDWETSQILGISKETVTSHIKEACARYQVNKRILLVGRTLGDGTLTISDIGGWRHPHFWE; from the coding sequence ATGAGCATGCTGCAAAATGCGATGCATCTCCTCGAATGCATCAACAGGGTCAAAACGCATGATGACATGGCGTCGGTCATGCGCCTGATCGCGGAACAGCTGGGTTTCCAATATTTCGCGCTGACGCAACATGTCGATGTGATCGCGGCCGGTGCGAGCGCGATCCACATTCACAATTATCCAGCCCGCTGGGCCGATTTCTATGCGGAAAACGCGCTGGGCGTGACCGATCCCGTCCACCGGGCCTCCCATTTGACCAGCCTGGGCTTCCGCTGGTCGAAGATATCCGCGCTCATTCCGCTGACGTCCGGTGATCGCCGGCAACTCGTGCGCGGGCGCCAGGCCGGTATAGGGGACGGCTTTACCATCCCCTCCAATGTCGGAGGAGAGGCGCCGGGCTCCTGCACCTTCGCCAATTCGGCCGATCGCCCGCTCCGCGAGGACGGACTTGTGCTGGCACAGCTGCTCGGCAATTATGCGTTCGACGCGGCACGGCAGCTCTGGGCGGTGCCGAAACGGCAAGGGGCTGCCACGCTCATCACCGACCGCCAGCGCGACTGCGTACAATGGGCGGCGCGGGGCAAGAGCGACTGGGAGACCAGCCAGATCCTGGGCATCAGCAAGGAAACCGTGACGAGCCATATCAAGGAAGCCTGTGCACGCTACCAGGTCAACAAGCGGATATTGCTCGTCGGCCGGACGCTGGGTGACGGAACCCTGACGATCAGCGACATCGGCGGCTGGCGCCATCCCCATTTCTGGGAATAG
- a CDS encoding DUF2958 domain-containing protein, whose protein sequence is MILLSDELRAKLRAQARTSVEILGHDPCPVAKFFNPFGAATWLVTELAQDGDSLFGLADLGFGCPELGYFSLREIESIRLPFGLRIERDLAFSSLHPLSVWADMARRAGSILQAQTFLARSLTARPTDELPPP, encoded by the coding sequence ATGATCCTCCTTTCCGATGAACTGCGCGCCAAGCTGCGCGCGCAGGCGCGGACCAGTGTGGAAATCCTAGGGCATGATCCTTGCCCTGTCGCCAAATTCTTCAATCCCTTTGGGGCTGCGACGTGGCTCGTCACTGAATTGGCGCAGGATGGCGACAGTTTGTTCGGTCTTGCCGATCTGGGTTTCGGATGCCCGGAACTGGGATATTTCTCCCTGCGCGAGATCGAGAGCATCCGATTGCCCTTTGGCCTGCGTATCGAGCGCGACCTTGCCTTTTCCTCGCTGCATCCGCTTTCGGTCTGGGCCGACATGGCCCGCCGCGCCGGGTCCATCCTTCAGGCCCAGACTTTCCTCGCCCGCAGCCTCACGGCCCGGCCGACCGACGAGCTTCCGCCGCCTTGA
- a CDS encoding ParB N-terminal domain-containing protein produces MKLEFIALERLCISKANMRWSKKAPDISDILPTVRKRGVIQPVIVRLCATAAGEAENGAPEYEIVAGSRRFHAARAVWQEKRTAGDADAECAALPCAILDEGDDADAIEASLIENAARRDPAEVAQWEAFTRLVKEGRSVEDIAATFGLPDIAVRRVLALGNLLPRIRQLYDREEIDRATVRHLTLASKSQQRAWLALFDDEDAYAPVGHQLKAWLFGGQSIPVRHALFDQQASGLVIISDLFGEDAYFADAAAFWDAQNAELDTRREAWLDAGWSDVVIVPVTEHFSVWEYEKAPKRKGGRVYVDLRANGEAVIHEGYLSRKEARQRASGQSEAERPKIVRPELTSALNIYVDLHRHAAVRAALLDRPDTALRLMLAHVVAGSSLWSIRPEPQTARNEEVAHSLAASRGEALFSERRRAVLALLGAEPDEPHLVGGDDVPALVTLFHRMLDLPDAALMDIVGVVMGECLASGGAAVEAVGLVLGVDMGQWWEGDDAFLELLRDRELLGALLADVAGEGVAAANAREKAKTQRRILGDHLRGENGRQARVGWVPRWMAFPPSAYTARGGVGTVRAHEAACAAANAAQDGEDDPVPPQGGAALPDPDGRDETGQQISQQEQRLAA; encoded by the coding sequence ATGAAACTCGAATTTATCGCCCTTGAGAGGCTGTGCATCAGCAAGGCCAATATGCGCTGGAGCAAAAAGGCTCCCGATATAAGCGACATATTGCCCACTGTGCGCAAGCGCGGCGTCATCCAGCCCGTCATCGTGCGGCTCTGCGCAACGGCTGCGGGCGAAGCTGAAAACGGTGCGCCCGAATATGAGATCGTGGCGGGAAGCCGCCGCTTCCATGCGGCCCGCGCCGTTTGGCAAGAAAAGCGGACGGCGGGCGATGCCGACGCCGAATGCGCGGCGCTGCCCTGCGCCATTCTCGACGAAGGCGATGATGCCGATGCCATCGAAGCCTCGCTCATCGAAAATGCCGCGCGCCGCGATCCCGCCGAAGTGGCGCAATGGGAGGCCTTTACCCGGCTGGTGAAGGAAGGACGCAGTGTGGAGGATATCGCGGCGACCTTCGGCCTACCCGACATCGCCGTGCGGCGGGTGCTGGCGCTCGGTAATCTCCTGCCCCGTATCCGGCAGCTTTATGATCGCGAGGAGATTGACCGCGCGACGGTGCGGCATCTGACCTTGGCGTCGAAAAGCCAGCAGCGCGCATGGCTCGCCTTGTTCGATGACGAGGATGCTTATGCACCGGTCGGGCATCAGCTGAAGGCTTGGCTTTTCGGCGGCCAGTCGATCCCGGTGCGCCATGCCCTGTTCGACCAACAGGCAAGCGGGCTGGTCATCATATCGGACCTGTTCGGGGAGGACGCCTATTTTGCTGATGCCGCCGCCTTCTGGGACGCACAAAATGCGGAGCTCGACACCCGCCGCGAGGCATGGCTGGACGCGGGCTGGAGCGATGTGGTGATCGTGCCTGTGACCGAGCATTTCTCGGTTTGGGAATATGAGAAGGCGCCCAAGCGCAAGGGCGGGCGCGTCTATGTCGATCTGCGCGCCAATGGCGAGGCGGTCATCCATGAGGGGTATTTGAGCCGCAAGGAAGCCCGGCAGAGGGCGTCAGGGCAGAGTGAAGCCGAGCGGCCCAAGATCGTGCGCCCGGAACTCACCTCGGCGCTCAATATCTATGTCGATCTGCATCGCCACGCCGCCGTGCGCGCGGCGCTGCTCGACCGGCCCGACACGGCGCTCCGGCTGATGCTGGCCCATGTCGTTGCAGGCTCGTCCCTCTGGTCGATCCGACCCGAACCGCAGACGGCGCGCAATGAGGAGGTCGCGCATAGTTTGGCGGCGAGCCGGGGCGAGGCCCTGTTCAGCGAGCGGCGGCGTGCGGTGCTGGCGCTGCTGGGCGCGGAACCCGACGAGCCACATCTTGTCGGCGGCGATGATGTGCCCGCCCTCGTCACACTGTTCCATCGGATGCTCGACCTTCCGGATGCCGCGTTGATGGACATCGTTGGGGTCGTCATGGGGGAATGTCTCGCCAGCGGTGGCGCTGCCGTCGAGGCGGTCGGCCTCGTGCTGGGCGTTGACATGGGGCAATGGTGGGAGGGCGATGACGCCTTTCTGGAGTTGCTGCGGGACCGCGAACTGCTGGGAGCCTTGCTGGCCGACGTGGCGGGGGAGGGAGTCGCTGCGGCCAATGCCAGGGAAAAGGCCAAGACTCAGCGCCGGATATTGGGCGATCATCTGCGTGGGGAGAATGGGCGGCAGGCACGCGTCGGATGGGTGCCGCGCTGGATGGCCTTCCCTCCGTCCGCCTATACGGCGCGCGGCGGCGTCGGCACGGTGAGAGCGCATGAAGCGGCCTGCGCTGCCGCGAACGCGGCGCAGGACGGGGAGGATGACCCGGTGCCGCCGCAGGGCGGCGCGGCCCTACCGGACCCCGATGGGCGGGATGAAACCGGGCAGCAGATTTCCCAGCAGGAACAGCGGCTGGCGGCCTGA
- a CDS encoding phytanoyl-CoA dioxygenase family protein translates to MNSLLSTGASSLLGQLFAQGWCIIPDALPESIIAALDADLAPVFAATPFCQGPFYGETTKRFGRLLTRSPHAEALVRHPLITRIATQILDRWCDCIQLNVGQAIAIHPNAPAQAPHRDQDMWRAPKGEIEYLVNIIWPLTPFTAHNGATLVWPRSHGAQALEAEPSEPPVPAIMDPGSALLLLGSTLHGAGANRTAAVRRGIVTGYSLGWLKPYENPWLAYPPDVARRFSPELAALAGYRQHRPNLGNFEGQCPSVLLTGEPDRALAAIDALRPDQEAMVSAFAAQQR, encoded by the coding sequence ATGAACTCACTTCTGTCCACCGGCGCTTCGTCCCTGCTTGGGCAATTGTTCGCGCAGGGGTGGTGCATCATTCCGGACGCCTTGCCCGAAAGCATCATCGCGGCGCTGGACGCCGATCTCGCACCAGTCTTTGCGGCGACACCTTTCTGCCAGGGACCATTTTATGGCGAAACGACCAAGCGCTTCGGGCGGCTACTGACCCGGTCGCCCCATGCCGAAGCACTTGTCCGGCATCCGCTCATCACCCGGATCGCCACGCAGATCCTTGACCGCTGGTGCGACTGCATCCAGCTCAATGTGGGACAGGCCATCGCCATCCACCCGAACGCGCCGGCGCAAGCACCGCACCGGGACCAGGATATGTGGCGCGCGCCAAAAGGGGAAATCGAATATCTGGTGAATATCATCTGGCCGCTCACCCCCTTCACTGCCCACAATGGCGCGACGCTGGTCTGGCCACGCAGCCATGGCGCCCAGGCGCTGGAGGCAGAGCCATCCGAGCCGCCGGTCCCTGCCATTATGGACCCTGGGTCTGCCCTTCTTCTGCTGGGCTCGACCCTGCATGGCGCCGGCGCGAACCGGACGGCGGCGGTGAGGCGCGGGATCGTCACCGGCTACTCACTGGGATGGCTCAAACCCTATGAGAATCCCTGGCTCGCCTATCCGCCCGATGTCGCCCGCCGATTTTCACCCGAACTGGCGGCGCTTGCCGGCTATCGCCAGCACCGCCCCAATCTCGGCAATTTCGAGGGGCAGTGCCCATCGGTCCTGCTCACCGGTGAACCGGACCGCGCACTTGCTGCGATCGACGCGTTGCGGCCCGATCAGGAAGCGATGGTGTCGGCCTTTGCGGCACAGCAGAGGTGA
- a CDS encoding DUF736 domain-containing protein, with protein sequence MAAIGYVTRNGNGFKGQLRTLSIRTDVEIIPNNRKNGNSQPDYRVMASGVEIGAGWIRISETSGKDYVSLSLAAPEFGPRRLYANLGRAAGQDDDDAFAIIWNPAD encoded by the coding sequence ATGGCTGCTATCGGTTATGTCACCCGCAACGGAAACGGCTTCAAGGGCCAGCTTCGCACCCTCTCTATCCGCACTGATGTCGAGATCATCCCCAACAACCGCAAGAATGGCAACAGCCAGCCCGATTATCGCGTCATGGCGTCGGGCGTGGAGATCGGGGCGGGCTGGATTCGGATCAGCGAAACCTCCGGCAAGGACTATGTTTCCTTGAGCCTCGCCGCCCCGGAATTCGGACCCCGCCGGCTCTACGCCAATCTCGGCCGGGCGGCCGGTCAGGATGATGACGATGCCTTCGCCATCATCTGGAACCCCGCCGACTGA
- a CDS encoding helix-turn-helix domain-containing protein: protein MDDNAKERRGAVSRELAERARIARETCPYLTAKQAAFHLGIAANTLKRLRHQGRGPLCRMHGGNWRYHVDDLDAWSAARKSGEGA, encoded by the coding sequence ATGGACGACAATGCGAAGGAGCGGCGCGGCGCCGTTTCGCGGGAACTGGCCGAGCGCGCGCGGATTGCGCGCGAAACCTGCCCTTATCTGACCGCCAAGCAGGCGGCCTTTCATCTGGGTATCGCCGCCAACACCTTAAAGCGCCTGCGCCATCAGGGACGCGGTCCGCTCTGCCGCATGCATGGTGGGAACTGGCGCTATCATGTGGACGATCTCGATGCCTGGTCGGCCGCCCGCAAGTCGGGAGAAGGCGCATGA
- a CDS encoding ArdC family protein yields the protein MTSRSSSRAHDRRRNHAHSIGKYAGDRAHGAHDGAPPNIYEQVTARIVAELEAGRLPWVQPWAKAGEGTGACPALPRNALSGREYSGINILLLWGEGVAKGYPSQSWLTFRQASQAGGNVRKDEQGCMLVYADRFIPEAEKARAQESGEEARTVPFLKRFTVFNIAQCEGLEGQIIADPAPLPEREIVPVAEEVITASGVDFRIGGDKAYYMPSLDIVQVPPQPAFFEQINYYRTCLHELTHATGHASRLARDLTNTFGTPNYAREELIAEMGSAFLCASLGIVPTVRHADYIGAWLAVLREDSKAIFRAARAASLAADWLLERHRSARKAVDGQGNAHPAAAVNTMQGRAA from the coding sequence ATGACGTCCCGTTCTTCATCCCGCGCCCATGACCGGCGTCGGAATCACGCACATTCGATCGGCAAATATGCAGGCGATCGGGCGCACGGTGCGCATGATGGTGCGCCGCCCAATATCTATGAGCAGGTAACGGCCCGCATCGTTGCCGAACTGGAGGCGGGGCGGCTGCCTTGGGTGCAGCCTTGGGCCAAGGCGGGTGAAGGCACTGGCGCTTGTCCAGCGCTTCCCCGCAACGCGCTCTCAGGTCGCGAATATTCCGGCATCAACATTCTTCTGCTCTGGGGCGAGGGGGTTGCCAAGGGCTATCCCAGTCAGAGCTGGCTGACCTTCCGGCAGGCAAGCCAAGCAGGCGGCAATGTCCGCAAGGACGAACAGGGTTGCATGCTGGTCTATGCCGACCGCTTCATTCCCGAGGCCGAAAAGGCGCGCGCACAGGAAAGCGGAGAAGAAGCGCGGACGGTTCCATTCCTGAAACGCTTCACGGTCTTCAATATCGCGCAATGCGAGGGGCTGGAAGGCCAAATCATTGCCGATCCTGCGCCGCTGCCCGAACGCGAAATTGTCCCGGTAGCAGAGGAAGTCATCACGGCGAGCGGCGTCGATTTTCGCATCGGCGGTGACAAAGCCTATTATATGCCTTCGCTCGATATCGTGCAGGTGCCGCCCCAACCCGCCTTTTTCGAGCAGATCAACTATTACCGGACCTGCCTGCACGAACTGACCCATGCGACCGGTCATGCCTCGCGCTTGGCGCGCGACCTCACGAACACTTTCGGAACACCAAATTATGCCCGCGAGGAACTGATCGCGGAAATGGGATCGGCCTTCCTCTGCGCATCGCTGGGGATCGTCCCCACCGTGCGCCATGCCGATTATATCGGCGCATGGTTGGCGGTGTTGCGCGAGGACAGCAAGGCCATTTTCCGCGCCGCGCGCGCGGCCAGTCTTGCCGCCGACTGGTTGCTGGAACGGCATCGTTCTGCCCGGAAGGCAGTGGATGGTCAGGGAAACGCCCATCCGGCGGCAGCGGTCAACACCATGCAGGGGAGGGCGGCATGA
- a CDS encoding lytic transglycosylase domain-containing protein: MATLRDLVLAVAIGLIPLAAPLHADPVAARAEDIAAASARFGIDRQWVEAVMRAESGGRTVWRGRPITSAAGAMGLMQLMPGTWADMRRLHGLGQNPHDPHDNIVAGTAYLAAMNRRFGYPGLFGAYHAGPARYRQFLLEGRPLPPETRAYMTGITASLGMEWAAPQTRPPAKNPPSLFLYRVEKPELATEESGRDGVAKTDSLFAVRRTF; encoded by the coding sequence ATGGCTACGCTAAGGGACTTGGTGCTGGCAGTAGCGATCGGGCTCATCCCTTTGGCTGCGCCACTGCACGCTGATCCCGTGGCGGCTAGGGCCGAAGATATCGCCGCGGCATCGGCCCGTTTCGGGATCGACCGACAATGGGTCGAAGCGGTCATGCGCGCGGAGAGTGGCGGCCGCACGGTCTGGCGGGGCAGGCCGATCACCAGTGCTGCCGGGGCCATGGGCCTGATGCAACTCATGCCCGGCACCTGGGCGGACATGCGCAGGCTTCATGGTCTTGGACAGAACCCGCATGATCCTCATGACAATATCGTCGCGGGCACGGCCTATCTGGCCGCCATGAACCGGCGTTTCGGCTATCCGGGACTGTTCGGAGCCTATCATGCCGGCCCGGCGCGCTATCGGCAATTTCTCTTAGAAGGTCGGCCACTGCCGCCGGAAACGCGCGCCTATATGACCGGCATTACCGCATCGCTGGGGATGGAATGGGCTGCGCCGCAAACACGCCCGCCGGCGAAGAATCCTCCGTCCCTGTTCCTCTATCGCGTGGAAAAACCGGAACTTGCCACCGAAGAATCAGGACGCGATGGGGTAGCGAAAACGGATTCGCTTTTCGCCGTGCGTCGAACCTTCTGA
- a CDS encoding S26 family signal peptidase: MNRPRDLPLFAWGEALRAARARRHHLRRQLVWLGLGGFALGATIVFPPPPRLLWNATASAPAGFYLVSPGARLARGDMVVARAPYPARLLAARRHYLPMNVPLMKRVVGVPGDIICARGDRVTLDGEPVARRLSHDSMGRTLPWWEGCEGLLPGRYFLLMDKVPASFDGRYFGPVSEGDIIGKASPLWLR; encoded by the coding sequence ATGAACCGGCCCCGCGACCTGCCGCTTTTCGCCTGGGGCGAGGCATTGCGTGCCGCTCGTGCGCGGCGGCACCATCTGCGCCGCCAGCTTGTCTGGCTGGGCCTCGGCGGGTTCGCGCTCGGAGCGACCATCGTCTTTCCGCCGCCGCCGCGCCTGCTCTGGAACGCGACCGCCAGCGCGCCCGCCGGCTTCTATCTGGTCTCGCCCGGCGCGCGGCTCGCGCGCGGCGACATGGTGGTGGCGCGTGCGCCCTATCCAGCTCGCCTGCTCGCCGCGCGGCGGCATTATCTCCCCATGAACGTGCCGCTGATGAAGCGGGTCGTAGGCGTGCCGGGCGACATCATCTGCGCCCGTGGCGACCGGGTGACGCTGGACGGTGAGCCGGTCGCGCGACGTCTGTCGCACGACAGCATGGGCCGGACATTGCCCTGGTGGGAGGGCTGCGAGGGCCTGCTTCCCGGCCGCTATTTCCTGCTCATGGACAAGGTTCCGGCCTCCTTTGACGGCCGCTATTTCGGGCCGGTCAGCGAGGGCGACATCATCGGCAAAGCGAGCCCGCTATGGCTACGCTAA
- a CDS encoding DUF6471 domain-containing protein — MGGAVGPSAAEGQADGEIRPGHGGRRISAPHAIEIEAWRRECRSTRRPAPGAGVSDKEPGERLSVRGLPESEGFITVKINRGAFPAWFLITSLEAIGATSLRLSDS, encoded by the coding sequence TTGGGAGGGGCGGTCGGACCATCTGCGGCAGAGGGTCAGGCGGATGGTGAAATCCGCCCGGGCCATGGCGGAAGGAGGATATCGGCTCCTCATGCGATCGAAATAGAAGCGTGGAGGCGGGAATGCCGCTCAACTCGTCGGCCTGCGCCCGGGGCTGGTGTCAGCGACAAGGAACCGGGTGAGCGCCTGAGCGTGCGGGGATTGCCAGAATCGGAAGGCTTCATCACGGTCAAGATAAACCGGGGGGCGTTTCCAGCATGGTTCTTGATCACAAGCCTAGAGGCTATTGGCGCTACATCGTTGCGATTGTCGGATTCCTAA